The following proteins come from a genomic window of Astatotilapia calliptera chromosome 11, fAstCal1.2, whole genome shotgun sequence:
- the sgk2b gene encoding serine/threonine-protein kinase Sgk2b isoform X1: MTVSQERPMTYAKMKGLVSFLSALLKGKKVGFSDFLHKFVSSQHLCQHLDTEKILQRQSKPGRGKEEKSTLSSTNTETSQMKPSDFDYLKVIGRGSFGKVLLARHRKQGGYYAVKVLQKQLIVKRKEQKHVMVERSVLLKGLQHPFLVGLHFSFQTPNTLYFVLDYVNGGELFYHLQREGSFPEPRAAFYAAEVAAALGYLHSLNIVYRDLKPENILLDSEGHVMLTDFGLCKEGVATGGVMHTFCGTPEYLAPEVLHGHPYSPAVDWWGLGTVAYEMICGLPPFYSRSKLQMFQNILHGPLQLRSDISKAACSLLEGLLEKDVSRRLGASCDIAELQEHPFFASIDWDDLLARKIRPPFIPKVAGPWDVSYIDPAFTRQPVPACVNDMCQEAGVSEAFQGFSYMNPVEYLAAEPVS; encoded by the exons atgACCGTGTCTCAAGAAAGGCCCATGACCTATGCCAAGATGAAAGGCCTTGTCTCGTTTCTCTCAG CTCTGCTCAAGGGGAAGAAAGTGGGCTTCAGTGACTTCTTGCACAAATTTGTTTCCAGCCAGCACCTCTGCCAACA CCTGGACACTGAGAAAATCCTGCAGAGACAAAGCAAACCGGGGAGAGGGAAGGAGGAGAAATCTACTTTG AGctccacaaacacagaaacctcACA GATGAAACCATCAGACTTCGACTACCTCAAAGTCATCGGCAGAGGAAGCTTTGGaaag GTGCTGCTGGCAAGACATAGAAAACAAGGGGGTTATTATGCCGTGAAAGTGCTCCAGAAACAGTTGATTGTCAAGAGGAAAGAg CAGAAGCATGTGATGGTTGAGAGGAGTGTACTGCTGAAAGGACTACAGCATCCATTCCTGGTGGGACTCCACTTCTCTTTCCAGACACCAAACACTCTCTACTTTGTCCTGGACTATGTCAATGGAGGGGAG CTTTTCTACCACCTGCAGAGAGAGGGGTCATTTCCAGAACCCAGAGCTGCTTTCTATGCTGCAGAGGTGGCTGCAGCACTGGGCTACCTCCACTCTCTTAACATCGTCTACag AGACCTGAAACCTGAGAACATCCTGCTGGACAGTGAGGGCCACGTGATGCTGACTGACTTTGGGCTTTGTAAAGAAGGTGTGGCCACAGGTGGGGTCATGCACACCTTCTGTGGCACTCCGGAGTACCTTGCTCCAGAGGTGTTACACGGCCATCCATATAGCCCAGCTGTGGACTGGTGGGGACTCGGCACGGTGGCTTATGAGATGATCTGTGGACTG cCTCCATTTTATAGTCGCAGTAAACTGCAAATGTTTCAGAACATCCTTCACGGCCCTCTGCAGCTACGCAGCGACATCTCTAAAGCTGCCTGCTCACTGTTGGAGGGCTTATTGGAAAAAGATGTCTCCAGACGCTTAGGAGCGAGCTGTGACATT gcggagctgcaggaACATCCCTTCTTCGCCTCTATCGACTGGGATGACCTCCTGGCCAGAAAAATCAGACCCCCTTTCATCCCAAAAGTG GCTGGTCCTTGGGATGTCAGTTACATTGACCCAGCGTTTACACGACAACCTGTACCTGCCTGTGTGAACGACATGTGCCAGGAGGCCGGGGTCAGCGAGGCCTTCCAAGGATTCTCCTACATGAACCCTGTGGAGTACCTGGCAGCAGAGCCGGTTTCATAA
- the ptpn3 gene encoding tyrosine-protein phosphatase non-receptor type 3, with the protein MPKPDLLCLVQLLDGTIETFRVSKQDEGVVLLDLVCDHLRLQERQLFSLQIRESSTAIASITANTHSPRWLEPEKPLKKQIKGLVSPFYLNFRVRFFISDPNSLQDEQTRHLYFLQIRSDIREGRLQCPLSAAVVLASYAVQSEMGDHCPSWLPGYLSKWHFIPEQDEDFLSKVEDLHPQHKGLKKSDAELCFLNTARTLELYGVELHAATDTNNAPLMVGLASSGVAIFCNMICSSFFPWGNIIKISFKRKRFDIHLKQKHGETQDCEMSLLLPCPKTCKNLWRSCVDHHCFFSSNRSPRSSRLKNTTLQSYRKLITQHLGLGNSKPESGPVCQRVVGGMVWNPVLRRSLSSEHLETKSLPSRSPPSTPNWRSPRVRHGIRKPRPSSMELTTDLKDMSEGEDVFYTYRASVSSSKTSEGQGSPQHISGDYNPATDDISLQADDSITDEDSLPQFNKGAPGDGDLMLICIAPDKEGKFGFNVKGGVDQKMPLAISHVKPDSPADRSDPKLMEGDLVVLINGRDISEHTHDQVVMFIRASRESHTRQLTLLIRRKGPGRGTSLLHSLPTLTLNIQPQEEKPRSPGPSERPPTLEESMRQLERGIQTGSLCFHFENLYRRKPGLTLSCARIPENVEKNRYRDILPYDTTRVVLQGKEDYINASHITVAPPVSGVCLRYIAAQGPLPQTFTHFWQTVWEQQTHTIIMLTTLTERGRTKCHQYWPHPPETKDYGPMRVKCHSEECNLAYVTRQFTLTHTELGEERAVTHLQYVAWPDHGVPDDPSDFLLFISSVRERRKGEEPLMVHCSAGIGRTGVLITMETALSQLDQGQPVSPLDIVKTLRDQRAMMVQTTCQFQFVCEAILRVYKEKQERAAAP; encoded by the exons ATGCCAAAACCGGACCTGCTCTGCCTGGTTCAGCTGCTGGACGGCACTATCGAGACCTTCAGAGTCAGT AAGCAGGATGAAGGCGTGGTTCTGTTGGACCTAGTATGCGACCACCTGCGCCTGCAGGAGAGGCAGCTCTTCAGTCTGCAGATCAGAGAATCCAGCACAGCCATTGCCTCTATCACAGCCAACACACACTCTCCA AGATGGTTGGAGCCCGAGAAGCCCTTGAAGAAGCAGATAAAAG GCCTCGTGTCCCCCTTTTATCTGAACTTTAGAGTACGATTCTTCATCTCTGATCCCAACTCTCTGCAGGATGAACAGACAAG GCACCTGTACTTCCTCCAGATCAGGAGTGACATTAGAGAAGGACG GTTGCAGTGCCCACTGAGCGCAGCTGTAGTGCTGGCTTCTTATGCTGTGCAGT CGGAAATGGGAGATCATTGTCCGTCCTGGCTCCCTGGTTACCTCTCAAAATGGCACTTCATCCCTGAACAGGATGAAGACTTCCTATCTAAAGTGGAGGATCTGCATCCACAACACAA AGGGCTTAAGAAGAGCGATGCAGAGCTCTGTTTTCTCAACACAGCACGGACGCTAGAGTTGTACGGAGTGGAGCTGCATGCTGCCACG GACACCAACAATGCCCCTCTCATGGTGGGTTTGGCTTCAAGTGGTGTTGCAATATTTTGTAATATGATTTGCTCCAGTTTCTTCCCGTG GGGGAACATCATCAAGATTTCTTTTAAGAGGAAACGCTTTGATATACATCTGAAACAAAAGCAC GGAGAAACCCAGGACTGTGAGATGTCTCTGCTTCTGCCCTGCCCCAAGACCTGTAAGAACTTGTGGCGATCCTGCGTGGACCATCACTGCTTCTTTTCCTCTAACCGCTCTCCCAGGAGCTCCAGGCTGAAAAACACCACACTTCAGTCCTACAGAAAGCTGATCACACAGCACCTAGGCCTGGGCAACAGTAAACCTGAAAG TGGGCCAGTCTGCCAGCGAGTGGTCGGGGGGATGGTGTGGAACCCAGTCCTGAGGAGGTCGCTGTCATCGGAGCACCTGGAGACCAAGAGTCTGCCCTCCAGATCGCCCCCGAGCACCCCCAACTG GCGAAGTCCTCGAGTTCGCCACGGCATCCGTAAACCTCGCCCGTCCTCGATGGAGCTGACCACTGACCTGAAAGACATGTCAGAGGGGGAAGATGTCTTCTACACATACCGGGCGTCTGTGAGCAGCTCCAAGACCAGTGAGGGGCAGGGTTCACCTCAGCA CATTTCTGGCGATTATAACCCAGCGACAGATGACATTTCACTGCAAGCCGATGACAGCATAACAGACGAGGATAGCTTACCCCAGTTCAATAAG GGTGCTCCCGGTGACGGTGACTTGATGCTAATATGCATTGCCCCCGATAAGGAGGGCAAGTTTGGCTTTAATGTTAAG GGTGGCGTTGATCAGAAGATGCCTCTAGCCATATCGCATGTTAAACCCGACTCGCCG GCAGATCGAAGCGACCCCAAACTCATGGAAGGAGACCTGGTGGTGCTAATCAATGGTCGAGACATTTCTGAACACACACATGACCAGGTTGTCATGTTCATACGAGCCAGCAGAGAGTCGCACACCAGGCAGCTGACCTTGCTCATCAGACgtaaag GTCCTGGCCGGGGTACATCCCTGCTGCATTCGCTGCCCACCCTCACGCTCAACATCCAACCACAGGAAGAAAAGCCACGCTCACCTGGCCCGTCAGAGCGCCCCCCCACACTGGAGGAATCCATGAGGCAACTAGAGAGGGGGATACAGACAGGCTCACTCTGTTTCCATTTCGAG AATTTATACAGGAGGAAGCCCGGTTTGACACTGAGCTGTGCTCGGATCCCTGAGAACGTGGAGAAGAATCGATATAGGGATATTTTGCCTT ATGACACTACCAGAGTGGTGCTGCAGGGTAAGGAGGATTATATCAATGCCAGCCACATCACG GTGGCGCCCCCAGTGTCTGGTGTATGTTTACGTTACATTGCAGCTCAGGGTCCACTACCACAGACCTTCACTCACTTTTGGCAGACTGTTTGGGagcaacagacacacaccatCATCATGCTTACGACTCTAACAGAGAGGGGACGG ACCAAGTGCCACCAGTACTGGCCGCATCCGCCTGAAACCAAGGATTATGGGCCCATGCGAGTGAAGTGCCACTCGGAGGAGTGTAACCTGGCGTATGTGACGCGGCAGTTcaccctgacacacacagag CTGGGAGAGGAACGTGCAGTCACACACCTGCAGTATGTCGCGTGGCCGGACCACGGCGTACCGGACGACCCTTCAGACTTCCTGCTGTTCATCAGCTCGGTCAGGGAGAGGAGGAAAGGTGAAGAGCCACTAATGGTACACTGCAg CGCTGGGATTGGGCGGACAGGTGTTCTGATCACCATGGAAACGGCGCTGAGTCAGTTGGACCAGGGTCAGCCAGTGTCCCCACTGGACATTGTCAAAACACTGAGAGATCAACGAGCCATGATGGTTCAGACCACG TGTCAGTTCCAGTTTGTGTGTGAAGCCATTCTGCGAGTCTacaaagagaaacaggagagagCTGCAGCACCGTAA
- the LOC113031769 gene encoding transmembrane protein 244-like, producing MAFKGRAVDSKTVLLNLLLCLLIFYSLFYMIGSVCFGAFRLDHFDGLIPFDFKTEPTESNSKYLVNLLSLELTYFCSGLLFAAVVRRRVWDYALTVTLVHVMITSLVMLEFPTVWQWWLALGSGLFLMICNGQLIAYFTCQSEQSYASFSIY from the exons ATGGCATTCAAAGGCAGAGCGGTCGACTCGAAG ACCGTGCTCCTCAacctgctgctgtgtctgctcaTATTTTACTCGCTTTTCTACATGATCGGGAGCGTCTGCTTTGGTGCCTTCAG GTTGGACCACTTTGATGGACTGATTCCTTTTGACTTTAAGACCGAACCTACCGAATCCAACTCCAAATACTTGG tgAACCTCCTGTCCTTGGAGCTCACCTACTTTTGCAGTGGCCTTCTGTTTGCCGCAGTGGTGAGGAGGCGGGTTTGGGACTACGCTCTCACCGTCACACTGGTGCATGTAATGATCACCAGCCTAG TAATGTTGGAGTTTCCTACTGTGTGGCAGTGGTGGCTGGCTTTAG GCAGTGGCTTGTTTCTGATGATTTGCAACGGTCAGTTGATTGCTTACTTCACATGCCAGAGTGAGCAGAGCTACGCCTCCTTCAGCATCTACTGA
- the sgk2b gene encoding serine/threonine-protein kinase Sgk2b isoform X2, translating into MTVSQERPMTYAKMKGLVSFLSALLKGKKVGFSDFLHKFVSSQHLCQHLDTEKILQRQSKPGRGKEEKSTLSSTNTETSQMKPSDFDYLKVIGRGSFGKVLLARHRKQGGYYAVKVLQKQLIVKRKEKHVMVERSVLLKGLQHPFLVGLHFSFQTPNTLYFVLDYVNGGELFYHLQREGSFPEPRAAFYAAEVAAALGYLHSLNIVYRDLKPENILLDSEGHVMLTDFGLCKEGVATGGVMHTFCGTPEYLAPEVLHGHPYSPAVDWWGLGTVAYEMICGLPPFYSRSKLQMFQNILHGPLQLRSDISKAACSLLEGLLEKDVSRRLGASCDIAELQEHPFFASIDWDDLLARKIRPPFIPKVAGPWDVSYIDPAFTRQPVPACVNDMCQEAGVSEAFQGFSYMNPVEYLAAEPVS; encoded by the exons atgACCGTGTCTCAAGAAAGGCCCATGACCTATGCCAAGATGAAAGGCCTTGTCTCGTTTCTCTCAG CTCTGCTCAAGGGGAAGAAAGTGGGCTTCAGTGACTTCTTGCACAAATTTGTTTCCAGCCAGCACCTCTGCCAACA CCTGGACACTGAGAAAATCCTGCAGAGACAAAGCAAACCGGGGAGAGGGAAGGAGGAGAAATCTACTTTG AGctccacaaacacagaaacctcACA GATGAAACCATCAGACTTCGACTACCTCAAAGTCATCGGCAGAGGAAGCTTTGGaaag GTGCTGCTGGCAAGACATAGAAAACAAGGGGGTTATTATGCCGTGAAAGTGCTCCAGAAACAGTTGATTGTCAAGAGGAAAGAg AAGCATGTGATGGTTGAGAGGAGTGTACTGCTGAAAGGACTACAGCATCCATTCCTGGTGGGACTCCACTTCTCTTTCCAGACACCAAACACTCTCTACTTTGTCCTGGACTATGTCAATGGAGGGGAG CTTTTCTACCACCTGCAGAGAGAGGGGTCATTTCCAGAACCCAGAGCTGCTTTCTATGCTGCAGAGGTGGCTGCAGCACTGGGCTACCTCCACTCTCTTAACATCGTCTACag AGACCTGAAACCTGAGAACATCCTGCTGGACAGTGAGGGCCACGTGATGCTGACTGACTTTGGGCTTTGTAAAGAAGGTGTGGCCACAGGTGGGGTCATGCACACCTTCTGTGGCACTCCGGAGTACCTTGCTCCAGAGGTGTTACACGGCCATCCATATAGCCCAGCTGTGGACTGGTGGGGACTCGGCACGGTGGCTTATGAGATGATCTGTGGACTG cCTCCATTTTATAGTCGCAGTAAACTGCAAATGTTTCAGAACATCCTTCACGGCCCTCTGCAGCTACGCAGCGACATCTCTAAAGCTGCCTGCTCACTGTTGGAGGGCTTATTGGAAAAAGATGTCTCCAGACGCTTAGGAGCGAGCTGTGACATT gcggagctgcaggaACATCCCTTCTTCGCCTCTATCGACTGGGATGACCTCCTGGCCAGAAAAATCAGACCCCCTTTCATCCCAAAAGTG GCTGGTCCTTGGGATGTCAGTTACATTGACCCAGCGTTTACACGACAACCTGTACCTGCCTGTGTGAACGACATGTGCCAGGAGGCCGGGGTCAGCGAGGCCTTCCAAGGATTCTCCTACATGAACCCTGTGGAGTACCTGGCAGCAGAGCCGGTTTCATAA